The segment CAGGGGGCTCAGGAGGACTCGGAAAGGGGTCAGGAATGAGCATGGCAGTGGTCGGCCTGGTGGCCGGCATGGCTCTCGGCTTCGCCGGATACTTCGGCGGCTTCGGAGCGTTTGTGCTGGTCGCGGCCTTGGGAGGGATCGGCTTCGTGGCCGGCCGCTTCCTCGACGGCGACCTCGAACCCGGCGACCTCTTCCGGGGCCGCGACCGCGGCGACCGGCCCCGGTGACCCGGGGTGGCCGCTGACCTTGCCTCCCGGGACCCCGTGCGGGACCGGGGGGCCACATCGATCGCCGACCGGGTCGTCGCGAAGATCGCCGCCCAGGCGGCGAGGGAGGCCGTGGGCACCGTCCCCCGGGGCGGCTCGAAGCCGCACGCCTCCGTCGTCGTCCACCGGGACGTCGCCCGGGTCGCGGTGAGCCTCGACCTCGACTACCCCACCGACATCGGACGCCGGTGCGGGGCCGTTCGGAGCCGGGTCCGCACCCAGGTGGAGGAGCTGGTGGGCATGGAGGTCCACGAGGTCACCGTCCACGTGGAACGCCTCCACTCCCCGCTCACCCGCCAGGCCACCCCGAGGGACCGCCTGTCATGACGACCCCACCGGAACCCGCGCCCGACGCCCGCGCCGAGCCGACCGGCCCGGCCCCCGGCGGCGTCCCCGTCCTGGCCGACGCCGCCCCCACACCCCCGGTCCGCCGCTTCTGGGCCGTCCGCCGCATCCCGGCCGGCGTACTCGCGGCCCTGGTCCTCGGCGGCGCCGGGCTCCTCCTCTACGACGTGGCGGCCGTCCGGGCCGACCGCACCGCCATGGCCTGGCGGCGGGAGCTGGCCGACGGCCTCTCGACCCGGCCGCTCGACGACACCTGGGTCGTGGTCGGCGCGGCCGTCGCGGTCGTCCTCGGCATCTGGCTCCTGATCCTGGCCGCGACCCCCGGCCTGCGCGCCGTCCTCCCGATGCGCCGCGAACACGCCGACGTACGCGCCGGACTCGACCGGGAGGCCGCGGCCCTCGCCCTGCGGGACCGCGCCATGGAGGTCTCCGGGGTGCAGGCCGTCCGGGTGCGGATGGGCCGCACCAAGGTGTCGGTGAGGGCCGCCTCGCACTTCCGGGCGCTCGACGAGGTCCGCACCGACGTGGAGACCGCCCTCGCCACGGGCATCGACGAGCTGGGTCTCGCCCACCCGCCCGCGCTGACGGTACGGGTGGCCCGGCCGCCCAGGAAGAAGTGAGCCATGAGCCAGGAAGCGGTGATCCGGTGAGGGTGGTCCTCCGGCGCGTCAACCGCGCCCTGCTCGGGCTTGCCGGGCTGCTCCTCGTCATCGGCGGCGGAGCGGTCCTCGCCGCCGCCCTCGACCTCTCCGTACCGTCCTGGTGGCCCTGGTCGGGCCCCTCGGACGTGCTGCTCTCCACCGCCGACCGGCAGCGATGGCGCGAGGAGGGCTGGTGGTGGCCGGTGGTCATCGCCGTCCTCGGGCTCGTCGTCCTGCTCGCCCTGTGGTGGCTGCTCGCCCAGTTCCGGCGGGCCCGGCTCGCCGAGGTCGTCGTCGACAGCGGCGACGGCGAGGAGGCGATCCTGCGCGGCCGGGCCCTGGAAGGCGTCCTGGAGGCGGACGCCGCGGCCCAGGAGGGCGTGGCCCGGGCCCGGGTCTCCCTCACGGGCCGGCGCGGCGCCCCCCGTACCCGCGTCGCGCTCCTCCTGGAGCCGTACGCCTCCCCGGGCGATGCCCTGAACACGCTCAGCACCCAGGCACTCGCCCACGCGCGCGCCTCCACGGGCCTGTCCGCCCTGCCCACCGAGGCGCGCCTGCGGGCCGTGAAGCACCGGGCCCGCAGGGTCAGCTGAGGGTCAGAAGCCGCTGCGCGCCCCGCCGTCCACCGGGAGCATCAGGCCCGTCAGGTAGGAGGCGGCCGGCGACAGCAGGAAGGCCGCCGTCCGCCCGAACTCCGCCGGGGTGCCGTAGCGGCGCAGCGGGATCGTGGCCTCGTTGGCCGCCCGGGAGGCGTCCGCGTCGCCGGAGAGGGCGTCGAGGGACCGCACCCGGTCGGTGTCGATCCGGCTCGGCAGCAGCCCGACGACCCGCACACCGCGTGGTCCCAGGTCGTTGGCGAGGGACTTCGCGAAGCCGGCGAGACCCGGGCGCAGTCCGTTGGAGATGGTCAGACCGGCGATCGGCTCGTGGACCGAACCGGACAGGACGAAGCCGATGACGCCGCCCTCTCCGAGCGTCTCGGCGGCCGCGCGGGCCAGCCGTACGGCGCCGAGGAAGACGGTGTCGAAGGCGGCCGCCCACTGCTCGTCGGTGTTGTCCGCCGCGAAACCGGGGGCGGGACCGCCCACGCTGATCAGGACACCGTCGAAGCCGCCGAACCGCGCCCGCGCCTCGGCGATGAGCCGCGCCGGGGTCCCCGGGTCGGTGTTGTCCGCGGCGATCCCGGACGCGCCCGGCCCCAGCTCGGCCACGGCCTCGGCGACGGTCTTCTCCTCGCGCCCGGTGACGAGCACCTTGGCCCCCTCGGCGAGCAGCGCCTCTGCGGAGGCCCGCCCGAGCCCCCGCGTCGCCCCGGTCACCACGTACACACGGTCCTTCAGTCCAAGATCCATGGCCCTATCCTGCCGGGTCCTGATCCTCGCCTGCCAGTGCGAGCGCCGTGCCCACCAGGCCGATGTGGCTGAAGGCCTGCGGGAAGTTGCCCAGCTGGCGGCCGGTCACCGGGTCGTACTCCTCCGCGAGGAGGCCCACGTCGTTGCTCAGGGCCACGAGGCTCTCGAACAGCTCCCGGGCCTCGTCGGGCCTGCCGGTCAGCCGGAGCGCGTCCGCGAGCCAGAAGGAGCAGACCAGGAAGGTGCCCTCCTGGCCCGGCAGGCCGTCCACCGCGCCCGAGTCGGCGCTGTAGCGGCGGACGTAGCCGCCGTGCATCAGCTCCGCCCGTACGGCGTCCACCGTGCCCACCACCCGGGGGTCGTCCGGCGGCAGGAAGCCGACCTGCGGGATCAGCAGGGTCGCCGCGTCCAGTTCCGCCGAGCCGTACGACTGGGTGAAGGTGTTCCGGACGGGGTCGTAGGCCCTGGCGCACACCTGCGCGTGGATCTCGTCCCGCATCGTCCGCCACCGTGCCGCGTCCCCCGGCAGCGAGGGGTCCGCCTCCAGGGTGCGGACCGCCCGGTCGGCCGCCACCCAGGCCATCACCTTCGAGTGGGTGAAGTGGCGGCGCGCGCCCCGCACCTCCCACAGCCCCTCGTCGGGCTCGCGCCAGGTCGACTCCAGGAAGCCGAGCAGGCTCAGCTGGAGGTTCCAGGCGTGCCGCTCCGCCGGGATCCCGGCCTCACGCGCGCGGTGGAGCGAGTCCATGACCTCGCCGTACACGTCGAGCTGGAACTGGTCCACCGCCGCGTTCCCGGTGCGTACCGGCGCCGAGTCGGCGTAGCCCCGCAGCCAGTGCAGGGTGGTCTCGGGGAGCCGGCGCTCCCCGGCGGGCCCGTACATGATCTGCAGGTCGGCCGGGTCGCCGGCGACCGAACGGAGCAGCCAGTCCCGCCAGGCGCAGGCCTCGTCGACGTATCCGGCGGCGAGCAGCGCGCCGAGGGTGAGGGAGGAGTCGCGCAGCCAGCAGGCGCGGTAGTCCCAGTTCCGTACGCCGCCGACCTCCTCCGGCAGGGAGGTGGTGGGGGCGGCCATGATCCCGCCGGTCGGGGCGTACGTGAGGGCCTTGAGGGTGATCAGGGAGCGCAGCACCGCCTCCCGGTACGGGCCCCGGTAGGTGCAGCGGGCCGACCACTCCCGCCAGTCCGCGAGGGACTGCTCCAGGGCCTCGTAGGGGTCGACGAGGTCGGGGCGCGGCTCGTGGGAGGGGTGCCAGGTCAGTACGAAGGCCACCTTCTCGCCGGCGGCGACGGTGAACGAGGAGCAGGTGGAGAACTGCTGGCCCCAGGTCTTCACGGGCGGCTCGCTGCGCAGCCAGACGGAGTCGGGACCGGCGATCGCGACCCGGTGGCCGTCGACGCGGCGCACCCAGGGCACGACGGAGCCGTAGTCGAAGCGGAGCCGCAGCACGGCGCTCATCTCGACGCTGCCGCTGACGCCCTCCACGATCCGCATCAGATCGGGGGCCTTGTCGCGCTGCGGCATGAAGTCGACGACCTTGACCGTGCCCGTACGGGTCTCCCAGAAGGTCTCCAGGACGAGGGAGTCCTCGGCGTACCGGCGGCGGGCGCAGGTCGTGGCGCCCTTGGGGGCGATCCGCCAGTGGCCGTTGTTCTCGTCGCCGAGGATCGACGCGAAGCAGGCCGCCGAGTCGAAGCGGGGCAGACACAGCCAGTCGACCGATCCGTCGCGGCCGACGAGCGCGGCGGTCTGGAGATCGCCGATGAGGGCGTAGTCGTCGATACGTTGCGTCACGCTTTGGGCTGTTCCCGGAAGCGGTGGCGGTCAATCAGAGGGACGGAGTGGCCTGGATCGCTTCGGGGTCCCTTTCCGGGGTCCCGGGGGCGTCGTTTCCAGGCGTGTCGGACGAGGCGGCGGCCTTCCGGTCCAGCTTCTCCCGCCGGACCAGGATCACCCAGCCGACGGGTACCCCGCCCGCGAAGAGCCACCACTGCACCGCGTACGCCATGTGGGCGCCGATCGAATCGTGGTCGGGCTCGGGGATCAGCTCGGGGGTGTCCCCGGTGGGTTCCGGCGTGATCTGTTCCAGGTAGCCGCCGAGCACCTCGCGGCCGATGAGTTCGGCCTGCTGCCGGCTGTTGATGAGCATGACCTGGCGGTCCGGCAGGCCCTTCAGGTCCTTGATGCCGCTGGCGCCGGTCGTCTCGTCGGCCTTGAGCCGGCCGGTGATGGTGACCTCGCCCTTGGGGGCGGGCGGCACCGGCGGGAAGGAGTGCTGGTCGGCGGCGGCCGGTACCCAGCCGCGGTTGACCAGGACGACCAGGCCGTCCCGGAGGACCAGCGGGGTCAGGATGTGGACGCCCACCCGCTCGTCGGCGGAGGTGCGGCGGCGGACGACCACCTCGTGGGCGGTGTCGAAGGTGCCGGTGGCGGTGACGGGCCGCCAGTAGTCCGAGCGCGGGACCGTGTGGCCGGGGGAGGTGAGCTCCTCGACCGGGACCTGCTTGGCCGCGATGCTGTCCGCGATCAGGGCGTTCTGGGCGACCCGGCGCTCGTGCCGGTGGAATTGCCAGAAGCCCAGCTCGATCATCGTCGGGACGAGGACGAGGGCGATGAGGGTGAGGATCACCCACTGCCGGGACAACAGGAAGCGGTACACCCCATGACCGTACAACTCGGTCCATGGGGTGCACGCAGTGGGGTTCGGCTCGCCCCGGGCGAGCCAAGGATCGTTTCCTCAGACCCTGTCGACGATGCCCACCTTTCCTTCCGCGCGGGCGCAGTGACCGCCGCAGTACCAGCTTCCGTCGACCTCGACGCCCTGTCCGATGATCTGGACCCGGCAGTGCTCGCAGATGGGCGCCATGCGATGGATGGCGCAGGCGAAGCAATCGAAGACATGGATCGCGCCCTGGGCATGAATCTCGAAGGACATGCCGTAATCGTTTCCGCAGACCTCACAACGTGCCATGCGCCACAGGGTGAGGCTCCCGGCGGGCGCGCGCAGCTCGGCACGCACGCAGGGCCGGGGGTGTCACCCGTCTGCCGGGGCCACGTCGCGGAGCAGCTGGGTGTACGCGGCCTCGTCGACGACCGGCGTGCCGAAGGACTTGGCCTTGACGGTCTTGGAGGTGGCGGAGTCCGGGTCGTTGGTGACGAGCAGGCTCGTCAGCCGGGAGACGCTCCCGGCCACATGGAGACCGGCGTCGACCGTACGGTCCTCCAGCAGCTCGCGGTCGACGGAGGTGTCCCCGGAGAAGGCCACCCGCATGCCCTGCTTGAGCGGTTTGTCCTTCTCGTACCGGCCGGGGTTGGGGTACGGGCACGGCGGACGCTTCCGCGAGGGGCGCCAGCTGCCCGCCCGGTACGAGGAGGCGTACGAGGCCTGCTGGCCGATCCGGGGCTGCGCGGGCGACGAGGCCCACTCGGTCAGCGGCCGGCATTCGAGCAGCGGCAGCCGGACGTTGCGCTCGGCCGCCGCGTGCAGGCTCGGCCGGAACGCCTCGGCCAGCACGCGCGCGTCGTCGAGCGCGTTGTGCGCGCGCTGCTGCACCACGCCGAAGTGCGCGGCGAGCGACTCCAGCTTGTGGTTGGGCAGCGGAAGCGACAGCTCCTTGGCGAGCGCGATCGTGCACAGTCGCTGCCGCACGGGTGCGGCGGACTCCGCGCGCGCGTACTCCCGGGCGATCATCTGCCAGTCGAACATCGCGTTGTGCGCGACGAGCACCCGCCCGTCGAGCCGGGCCGCGAACTCCGCCGCGATCTCCGGGAAGAGCGGCGCGCCCTCCAGGACGTCGGTGGTGAGCCCGTGGATCCAGACGGGTCCCGGATCACGCTCGGGGTTGACCAGCGTGTACCAGTGGTCCTCGACGTTCCCCTGGGCGTCCAGCCGATAGACGGCAGCCGACACTATCCGGTCGTCGCGGGCGAGTCCGGTGGTCTCCACGTCGACGACCGCGTACCCCTGCGGGTAGGCGGCCGGCCACGTCGCTGCTGTCGTACGGTCGTCAAGCACGGTCACTGAGAATACGGCCCGCGACGGACAACTCCGTCCCCGGTGTCCCCGGAAGCCCCGCCGAGAAGCCCGTCCACCAGAGCGCGCACCGAGTCGACGAACAGACGCTCGGTGTCGATCGGGGCGGCCAGGGCGCGGGCGAGCGGGTCGTCGGCCTCCGCGTCCTCGCCCCGCCACAGCTCCTCCTCGGCGGGCGACTGCGCCGGCGCGCGCTCTCGGTTGCGCTCCACCAGGACGAAGCCCACGACCTGGAACTGCACCGCTCGGACGGCACGCGCCGCGTGTGCCCCGCGCAGCCCCGCCGCGTGCGCCTCGTGGACCAGGGCGCGCTGGGCCGGCAGGAACATGCGTTCCGTCAGGCCCCGTTCGTGGACCATCGCCACCAGGTGCGGACGCTCGCGCAGGGCGCGGCGCAGGGCGCGGGCCACCGAGACCATGCGGTCGGCGGGGGTCGCGCCGCGCGGCCGGATCGTGTCGAGGTCGTCGACCGTCCGCTCGACCAGCGCGTCGAGCAGGGACTCCCGGTTGCCGACGTGCCAGTAGATCGAGGTGACCGCGGTGCCCAGCTCGGCCGCGAGCCTGCGCATGGTGAGGGCGTCCGGGCCGTGCTGTCTCACCAGGGCGGCGGCGGTCTCCAGGACCTCCTCGCGGGTGAGTGCGGCGCGCGCCATCCGATCCCCCAACTCTGTTGCCCGCACGGGTCTTTACCCTTCATCGCCGTCGGTGTAACTCTGTTACAGACCCGACCCCATGAAGGGTGGTACGTCATGGCACGAGTACGGTACGGGGCGCGCACCGACGCCGAGATCGCGGCGGCCCGGACGAAGAGCGCGAAACTCCCCGACATCTGGTCCACCGGAG is part of the Streptomyces sp. NBC_00250 genome and harbors:
- a CDS encoding Asp23/Gls24 family envelope stress response protein, which gives rise to MAADLASRDPVRDRGATSIADRVVAKIAAQAAREAVGTVPRGGSKPHASVVVHRDVARVAVSLDLDYPTDIGRRCGAVRSRVRTQVEELVGMEVHEVTVHVERLHSPLTRQATPRDRLS
- a CDS encoding glycoside hydrolase family 15 protein; the protein is MTQRIDDYALIGDLQTAALVGRDGSVDWLCLPRFDSAACFASILGDENNGHWRIAPKGATTCARRRYAEDSLVLETFWETRTGTVKVVDFMPQRDKAPDLMRIVEGVSGSVEMSAVLRLRFDYGSVVPWVRRVDGHRVAIAGPDSVWLRSEPPVKTWGQQFSTCSSFTVAAGEKVAFVLTWHPSHEPRPDLVDPYEALEQSLADWREWSARCTYRGPYREAVLRSLITLKALTYAPTGGIMAAPTTSLPEEVGGVRNWDYRACWLRDSSLTLGALLAAGYVDEACAWRDWLLRSVAGDPADLQIMYGPAGERRLPETTLHWLRGYADSAPVRTGNAAVDQFQLDVYGEVMDSLHRAREAGIPAERHAWNLQLSLLGFLESTWREPDEGLWEVRGARRHFTHSKVMAWVAADRAVRTLEADPSLPGDAARWRTMRDEIHAQVCARAYDPVRNTFTQSYGSAELDAATLLIPQVGFLPPDDPRVVGTVDAVRAELMHGGYVRRYSADSGAVDGLPGQEGTFLVCSFWLADALRLTGRPDEARELFESLVALSNDVGLLAEEYDPVTGRQLGNFPQAFSHIGLVGTALALAGEDQDPAG
- a CDS encoding DUF6286 domain-containing protein → MTTPPEPAPDARAEPTGPAPGGVPVLADAAPTPPVRRFWAVRRIPAGVLAALVLGGAGLLLYDVAAVRADRTAMAWRRELADGLSTRPLDDTWVVVGAAVAVVLGIWLLILAATPGLRAVLPMRREHADVRAGLDREAAALALRDRAMEVSGVQAVRVRMGRTKVSVRAASHFRALDEVRTDVETALATGIDELGLAHPPALTVRVARPPRKK
- the amaP gene encoding alkaline shock response membrane anchor protein AmaP; its protein translation is MRVVLRRVNRALLGLAGLLLVIGGGAVLAAALDLSVPSWWPWSGPSDVLLSTADRQRWREEGWWWPVVIAVLGLVVLLALWWLLAQFRRARLAEVVVDSGDGEEAILRGRALEGVLEADAAAQEGVARARVSLTGRRGAPRTRVALLLEPYASPGDALNTLSTQALAHARASTGLSALPTEARLRAVKHRARRVS
- a CDS encoding SURF1 family cytochrome oxidase biogenesis protein, giving the protein MYRFLLSRQWVILTLIALVLVPTMIELGFWQFHRHERRVAQNALIADSIAAKQVPVEELTSPGHTVPRSDYWRPVTATGTFDTAHEVVVRRRTSADERVGVHILTPLVLRDGLVVLVNRGWVPAAADQHSFPPVPPAPKGEVTITGRLKADETTGASGIKDLKGLPDRQVMLINSRQQAELIGREVLGGYLEQITPEPTGDTPELIPEPDHDSIGAHMAYAVQWWLFAGGVPVGWVILVRREKLDRKAAASSDTPGNDAPGTPERDPEAIQATPSL
- a CDS encoding SDR family oxidoreductase, which gives rise to MDLGLKDRVYVVTGATRGLGRASAEALLAEGAKVLVTGREEKTVAEAVAELGPGASGIAADNTDPGTPARLIAEARARFGGFDGVLISVGGPAPGFAADNTDEQWAAAFDTVFLGAVRLARAAAETLGEGGVIGFVLSGSVHEPIAGLTISNGLRPGLAGFAKSLANDLGPRGVRVVGLLPSRIDTDRVRSLDALSGDADASRAANEATIPLRRYGTPAEFGRTAAFLLSPAASYLTGLMLPVDGGARSGF
- a CDS encoding TetR/AcrR family transcriptional regulator — protein: MARAALTREEVLETAAALVRQHGPDALTMRRLAAELGTAVTSIYWHVGNRESLLDALVERTVDDLDTIRPRGATPADRMVSVARALRRALRERPHLVAMVHERGLTERMFLPAQRALVHEAHAAGLRGAHAARAVRAVQFQVVGFVLVERNRERAPAQSPAEEELWRGEDAEADDPLARALAAPIDTERLFVDSVRALVDGLLGGASGDTGDGVVRRGPYSQ
- a CDS encoding DEDDh family exonuclease gives rise to the protein MTVLDDRTTAATWPAAYPQGYAVVDVETTGLARDDRIVSAAVYRLDAQGNVEDHWYTLVNPERDPGPVWIHGLTTDVLEGAPLFPEIAAEFAARLDGRVLVAHNAMFDWQMIAREYARAESAAPVRQRLCTIALAKELSLPLPNHKLESLAAHFGVVQQRAHNALDDARVLAEAFRPSLHAAAERNVRLPLLECRPLTEWASSPAQPRIGQQASYASSYRAGSWRPSRKRPPCPYPNPGRYEKDKPLKQGMRVAFSGDTSVDRELLEDRTVDAGLHVAGSVSRLTSLLVTNDPDSATSKTVKAKSFGTPVVDEAAYTQLLRDVAPADG